A region from the Mya arenaria isolate MELC-2E11 chromosome 2, ASM2691426v1 genome encodes:
- the LOC128242102 gene encoding ras-related protein Rap-2b-like, whose translation MPVGKDLIKQNFRVVVMGTAGVGKSSIISKFMHDKFTESHKETIEELHRHRMRFESVSVEIDILDTSGSHQFPAMRKLAIATGDAFLLVFSANNPESFETVKQLRDEIREQKQKGQYSIVVVANKTDLDDDDSHSHAVTDSVVCMDWEEKFVTTSAKTGDNIDTVFQALEDKIRERITLEEKRLTFIRRISMPVMRIAKSEKAAPGLFKSKSRTHSMEN comes from the coding sequence ATGCCAGTAGGAAAGGATTTAATAAAGCAAAACTTTCGGGTCGTAGTCATGGGAACCGCTGGCGTCGGGAAAAGTTCTATAATAAGCAAATTTATGCACGACAAATTCACTGAAAGCCATAAAGAAACTATAGAAGAACTGCACCGACACCGGATGCGGTTTGAAAGTGTGAGTGTTGAAATCGACATTCTTGACACATCCGGCTCTCATCAGTTCCCGGCGATGAGAAAACTTGCAATAGCAACAGGGGACGCATTCCTGCTAGTATTTTCTGCGAATAACCCAGAAAGTTTTGAAACTGTTAAACAACTTCGAGATGAAATAAGAGAGCAGAAACAAAAGGGACAGTACTCAATCGTTGTTGTCGCGAATAAAACGGATTTAGACGATGATGATAGCCACTCACATGCAGTGACCGATTCGGTTGTGTGTATGGACTGGGAGGAAAAGTTTGTTACTACATCTGCCAAAACAGGCGACAATATTGACACTGTCTTCCAAGCCCTTGAAGATAAAATCAGAGAAAGAATTACGCTTGAAGAAAAACGCCTGACATTTATCAGAAGAATTTCAATGCCAGTGATGAGAATAGCAAAATCAGAAAAGGCAGCGCCTGGTCTTTTCAAGAGCAAATCTCGAACACATTCTAtggaaaattaa
- the LOC128225218 gene encoding ras-related protein Rap-2b-like → MPIGRDSKMQNFRVVVMGTGGVGKSSIISKFMNDKFTEVHKETIEELHRHQMRFDSGSVEIDILDTAGSLQFPAMRKLAIATGDAFFLVFSANNPESFEIVKHLRDEIKEQKQKGQYSIVVVANKTDLDIEENHSHAVTESVVCMDWEEKFITTSAKTGDNIECVFQALEDKIRERMVNLKKKRLSFFRRISMPVMRMTKSETATTALVEIKPRPQSMKN, encoded by the coding sequence ATGCCAATCGGAAGGGACTCTAAAATGCAGAACTTTCGGGTCGTAGTCATGGGGACCGGTGGCGTCGGGAAAAGTTCTATTATAAGCAAATTCATGAACGATAAATTCACTGAAGTTCATAAAGAAACTATAGAAGAACTGCACAGACACCAGATGCGGTTTGACAGTGGGAGTGTTGAAATAGACATTCTAGACACGGCCGGATCTCTTCAGTTCCCGGCGATGAGAAAACTTGCAATAGCAACAGGGGATGCATTCTTTCTTGTTTTCTCTGCTAATAATCCGGAAAGCTTTGAAATTGTTAAACACCTTCGAGATGAAATAAAAGAGCAAAAACAAAAGGGACAGTACTCGATCGTTGTTGTCgcaaataaaactgatttagaCATTGAGGAAAATCACTCTCACGCGGTGACAGAGTCGGTTGTGTGTATGGACTGGGAGGAAAAGTTTATTACTACATCTGCCAAAACAGGGGACAATATTGAATGCGTATTTCAAGCCCTTGAAGATAAAATTAGGGAGAGAATGGTAAATTTGAAGAAGAAACGCCTGTCCTTTTTCAGGAGGATTTCAATGCCTGTGATGAGAATGACAAAATCGGAAACTGCAACGACAGCACTTGTGGAGATCAAACCTCGACCACAGTcgatgaaaaattaa